In Helicobacter mastomyrinus, a single genomic region encodes these proteins:
- a CDS encoding phage portal protein, with amino-acid sequence MGIFDFFFKKQKGKIPKKFYASPSLYPSELEKSEILSLIHNAPPDSNIRAIRYQARNIATSSPLINGYFDTLDKEIFGDNGIILDLHTHDCKLNADIENKWWEWRENIPYSSLDFWDIESLSLLYFKRDGECFIYINETKEGLSLKVIDPDNIDESIDNPTQNIHKGIAFDKQGLPIAYFITDSDAKVQRIPSSHILHFFKRLSTSQTRGVSSLSCVIYPNFQKDKFKSAELKRARLQSEITGFFIPNEKEVIPSFDNGEEEEQNNQEITQIAEVGKMTYINDDIKPYFTESHNATNIEFFIKQTDKEIAKALGISYSTLTGDLNEVNYSSIRHGSSEQRRQFRGLQNFIIRNLHNKVFEAWVKNEIKRGNIELKDYHTIINGYTFKPQGWEYIDPYKETNANKIAIESGQKTLSEILREKGKELDSHIQELIKENEVYEILAKRKKGK; translated from the coding sequence TGCCTCGCCTAGCCTCTATCCTAGTGAGCTAGAAAAAAGTGAGATTCTATCTCTTATCCATAATGCCCCACCTGATAGCAATATTAGAGCTATTCGCTACCAAGCAAGAAATATCGCCACAAGCTCCCCGCTCATCAATGGATATTTTGATACGCTTGATAAAGAGATTTTTGGGGATAATGGCATTATCTTGGATTTACACACGCACGATTGCAAACTTAATGCAGATATAGAAAATAAGTGGTGGGAATGGAGGGAAAACATACCCTACTCTAGCCTTGATTTTTGGGATATAGAATCTTTGAGTTTGCTCTATTTCAAAAGAGATGGGGAATGTTTTATTTATATCAATGAAACAAAAGAGGGCTTAAGCCTCAAGGTGATTGACCCCGACAATATTGATGAGAGCATAGACAACCCTACGCAAAATATTCATAAGGGCATTGCTTTTGATAAGCAAGGACTGCCAATAGCATATTTTATCACTGATAGTGATGCAAAGGTGCAAAGAATCCCTAGCTCTCACATATTGCATTTTTTTAAGCGTCTATCAACCTCACAAACTAGAGGAGTAAGCTCTCTCTCCTGCGTGATTTATCCTAATTTTCAAAAAGATAAATTTAAGAGTGCCGAGCTTAAAAGAGCAAGATTGCAAAGTGAAATTACAGGATTTTTTATCCCCAATGAAAAAGAAGTTATTCCAAGTTTTGATAATGGAGAGGAAGAAGAGCAAAATAATCAAGAAATTACCCAAATAGCAGAGGTAGGCAAAATGACTTATATTAATGATGACATCAAACCCTACTTTACAGAATCACACAATGCAACCAATATTGAGTTTTTCATTAAGCAAACCGATAAAGAAATCGCAAAGGCTTTGGGGATTAGCTATAGCACTTTAACAGGAGATTTAAATGAAGTGAATTATAGCTCTATTCGACACGGGAGCAGTGAGCAAAGGAGGCAATTTAGAGGATTGCAAAACTTCATCATTCGCAATTTGCATAATAAAGTCTTCGAAGCGTGGGTAAAAAATGAAATTAAAAGAGGCAATATTGAACTCAAAGATTATCATACAATCATCAATGGCTACACTTTTAAGCCTCAAGGTTGGGAGTATATCGACCCATACAAAGAAACCAATGCAAATAAAATTGCCATAGAAAGCGGACAAAAAACACTAAGTGAAATCCTAAGAGAAAAGGGCAAAGAATTAGATTCTCATATTCAAGAGCTTATTAAAGAAAATGAAGTCTATGAAATCTTAGCCAAACGCAAAAAAGGCAAATAA